One Aegilops tauschii subsp. strangulata cultivar AL8/78 chromosome 7, Aet v6.0, whole genome shotgun sequence genomic window carries:
- the LOC109766894 gene encoding uncharacterized protein: MASMEVEAARCECCGFTEECTPEYIAAVRAEYMGRWVCGLCAAAVGDEIRRAGARGQRAITTAEALDRHGAFAREAPRAPGKKASEELVAAVSRLLRRCLDSPPASPAAPQGRKVAAGPRCTDAEDD, encoded by the coding sequence ATGGCGAGCATGGAGGTTGAGGCTGCGAGGTGCGAGTGCTGCGGCTTCACGGAGGAGTGCACGCCGGAGTACATCGCGGCGGTGCGGGCCGAGTACATGGGCCGCTGGGTCTGCGGGCTCTGCGCGGCGGCCGTGGGCGACGAGATCCGCCGCGCGGGCGCCCGGGGCCAGCGCGCCATCACCACGGCCGAGGCGCTCGACCGGCACGGCGCGTTCGCGCGGGAGGCGCCGCGCGCGCCCGGGAAGAAGGCGTCCGAGGAGCTCGTGGCCGCCGTCTCGCGCCTGCTCCGGCGCTGCCTCGACTCGCCGCCGGCGTCCCCCGCCGCGCCGCAGGGGCGCAAGGTGGCCGCGGGGCCCAGGTGCACGGACGCCGAGGATGATTGA